The following proteins are encoded in a genomic region of Amycolatopsis sulphurea:
- the efeU gene encoding iron uptake transporter permease EfeU: MVFSSALIGLREGLEAALVVSILVAFLVKTDRRHSLRFVWPGVGAAVLLSVAVGAILTYSTAQLSFEHQELLGGGLSIVAVGFVTAMIFWMRKASRHIAAELRGKMEDALKVGPAAVLLLSFLAVGREGLETAVFFYSAVQTAQSDTIQPLVGFVIGIIVAVLLAYLLYRGAVRFNLAKFFTITGVLLVFVAAGVLGYGLHDLQEAGFLPGLTTLAFDASSTLPETSWYGALLKGIFNYSQQTTVLQAVAWIVYVAIVLPLFLKPTRKTTAPAPASAATVKE, translated from the coding sequence GTGGTGTTTTCGAGCGCGCTCATCGGGCTGCGCGAAGGCCTCGAAGCGGCGCTGGTGGTCAGCATCCTCGTCGCCTTCCTGGTGAAGACCGACCGCCGGCACTCGCTGCGGTTCGTGTGGCCGGGGGTCGGCGCGGCGGTGCTGCTGTCGGTGGCTGTCGGCGCGATTCTCACGTACAGCACCGCGCAGCTGAGCTTCGAGCACCAGGAGCTGCTCGGCGGCGGGCTGTCCATCGTCGCGGTCGGGTTCGTCACGGCGATGATCTTCTGGATGCGTAAGGCGTCGCGGCACATCGCCGCGGAGTTGCGCGGGAAGATGGAAGACGCGCTCAAGGTCGGCCCCGCGGCTGTGCTGCTGCTGTCGTTCCTCGCGGTCGGCCGTGAAGGTCTCGAGACCGCAGTGTTCTTCTACTCCGCCGTACAGACCGCCCAGTCCGACACCATCCAGCCGTTGGTCGGCTTCGTGATCGGCATCATCGTCGCGGTCCTCCTCGCGTACCTGCTGTACCGCGGCGCGGTGCGCTTCAACCTGGCGAAGTTCTTCACGATCACCGGCGTACTGCTGGTGTTCGTCGCCGCCGGCGTGCTCGGCTATGGTCTGCACGACCTGCAGGAGGCAGGGTTCCTCCCAGGCTTGACGACGCTGGCGTTCGACGCCTCCAGCACGCTGCCGGAGACATCCTGGTACGGCGCGCTGCTCAAGGGGATCTTCAACTATTCGCAGCAGACGACGGTGCTCCAGGCCGTCGCGTGGATCGTGTACGTCGCCATCGTGCTGCCCCTGTTCCTCAAGCCCACCCGCAAAACCACCGCGCCCGCTCCGGCGAGCGCGGCCACCGTCAAGGAGTGA
- a CDS encoding tetratricopeptide repeat protein has translation MTDAEPAPEPTGEAQVRAFRQAEELVGRRRPLDALKALEPLLDDESDKPSVQLLAGRAYFHSAQLRRAERAFTKVLELDPTDHYARFVLGRTLQRLGRLAEALAQLRMASAMNPIPEYLEAISEVRARITLSDS, from the coding sequence ATGACGGACGCCGAACCAGCCCCCGAGCCCACCGGCGAAGCGCAGGTCCGTGCCTTCCGGCAGGCCGAAGAACTGGTGGGACGCCGTCGGCCGCTCGATGCGTTGAAGGCCCTCGAACCCCTGCTGGACGACGAGTCCGACAAGCCGAGCGTGCAACTGCTGGCCGGGCGCGCCTACTTCCACTCGGCACAACTGCGGCGAGCCGAGCGGGCCTTCACCAAGGTCCTGGAACTCGATCCGACCGATCACTACGCGCGGTTCGTCCTGGGTCGCACCCTTCAGCGCCTCGGCCGTTTGGCCGAGGCGCTCGCACAATTGCGGATGGCCTCCGCGATGAACCCCATCCCGGAGTACCTCGAGGCGATCAGCGAGGTCCGGGCCCGCATCACCCTGAGCGACAGCTGA
- a CDS encoding murein transglycosylase — MADTTPQTTAEAAPPRHYRGRLAMALGLVLTGVILVVTIGLRNPDPPAPAPIAAPPPAATEPEKAPKAGSQVPRAGLAAPPDRPAVSDKAELDAWATRVQAKTGLSARLLAGYGRAEMWMAREKPTCHLSWPTLAAIGHLTSDQLQLAEDGTVTGLPPAPPAGPDTDAGKLDGDRTADHKLGPLQIPPSAWQKYAERANGDGKIPTPANLDDSAYTTARYLCSGNDDLGTPEGWWRAMLLYNASVEYGQNAFLAADSYAAESVAP, encoded by the coding sequence GTGGCCGATACCACCCCGCAGACCACTGCCGAAGCCGCTCCGCCCCGCCATTATCGCGGCCGCCTCGCCATGGCGCTGGGCCTGGTGCTGACCGGCGTGATCCTGGTGGTGACGATCGGCCTGCGGAATCCCGACCCGCCTGCCCCGGCGCCGATCGCCGCGCCACCCCCCGCGGCGACGGAACCCGAGAAGGCCCCCAAAGCGGGCTCGCAGGTTCCGCGCGCCGGGCTGGCTGCCCCTCCGGACCGTCCGGCCGTGTCCGATAAGGCAGAGCTGGACGCCTGGGCCACCCGCGTCCAGGCGAAGACCGGCCTGTCCGCGCGCCTGCTGGCCGGCTACGGCCGGGCGGAGATGTGGATGGCCCGGGAAAAGCCGACTTGTCACCTTTCGTGGCCCACCCTGGCCGCGATCGGCCACCTCACCTCGGACCAGCTGCAGCTCGCCGAGGACGGCACCGTCACCGGCCTGCCACCCGCTCCGCCGGCAGGCCCCGACACCGACGCCGGCAAACTCGACGGCGACCGCACCGCCGACCACAAGCTCGGCCCCCTGCAGATCCCCCCGTCCGCCTGGCAGAAATACGCGGAACGCGCCAACGGCGACGGCAAAATACCCACCCCCGCCAACCTCGACGACTCCGCCTACACCACCGCCCGCTACCTCTGCTCCGGCAACGACGACCTCGGCACCCCCGAAGGCTGGTGGCGCGCGATGCTGCTCTACAACGCGTCCGTGGAGTACGGCCAGAACGCTTTTCTTGCCGCGGATTCCTATGCTGCGGAGAGTGTCGCGCCCTGA
- a CDS encoding VOC family protein gives MSSDEDSGYLGLAPYLYYTDATAALAWLTRVFGFTEEVRFEDASGEVFQATLRAGSGRIQLSGVGPEYWEAKGVEGPVGQLNVIYVTDVDAQYERVRAALGEDAEPEPPQDQPYGARLFTVADPGGNSWTFWQQVTDTVDLPSGWRAVRPDEVVDPSGEHRAEPPDDRRASNG, from the coding sequence ATGAGCAGCGATGAGGACTCCGGCTACCTGGGGCTGGCGCCGTACCTCTACTACACCGACGCCACCGCGGCGCTCGCGTGGCTGACCAGGGTGTTCGGCTTCACCGAGGAGGTCCGGTTCGAGGATGCCTCCGGGGAGGTCTTCCAGGCGACCCTGCGCGCCGGCAGCGGCCGGATCCAGCTTTCCGGCGTCGGTCCCGAGTATTGGGAGGCGAAAGGCGTCGAGGGGCCGGTCGGGCAGCTCAACGTCATCTACGTCACCGACGTGGACGCCCAGTACGAACGGGTGCGAGCCGCGCTCGGGGAGGACGCCGAACCGGAGCCGCCGCAGGACCAGCCCTACGGCGCGCGGCTGTTCACCGTCGCCGACCCGGGCGGCAACAGCTGGACGTTCTGGCAGCAGGTCACCGATACCGTCGATCTGCCTTCCGGATGGCGTGCGGTACGGCCGGACGAGGTTGTTGACCCGTCCGGGGAACACCGAGCGGAACCGCCGGACGACCGCCGAGCCTCCAACGGGTGA